In Streptomyces sp. NBC_00878, a single window of DNA contains:
- a CDS encoding sigma factor-like helix-turn-helix DNA-binding protein produces MRERQASQNARRAREFEAFVAGAAGRLLHAATLLTAEPPDDNPRARHLLTAALAHTYASWDRLRGEDPYDRTRQQLAVRFARGAWHQYGSLGWAHPRSHPKTGSVLWCLSPQERLILVLRLYEGVAEEQAAALLGLPTERVRAICARAMATLLHPPREAAPVIAKVAPS; encoded by the coding sequence GTGCGAGAGCGGCAGGCGTCCCAGAACGCCCGCCGGGCCCGGGAGTTCGAGGCTTTCGTCGCGGGCGCGGCAGGGCGGCTGCTGCATGCCGCCACCCTGCTCACGGCAGAGCCTCCCGACGACAACCCGCGCGCGCGGCACCTGCTCACGGCGGCCCTGGCCCATACGTACGCCTCCTGGGACCGGCTGCGTGGCGAGGACCCGTACGACCGGACCCGGCAGCAGCTGGCCGTGCGCTTCGCGCGCGGGGCATGGCATCAGTACGGCAGCCTCGGCTGGGCACACCCCCGGAGCCACCCGAAAACCGGCAGCGTCCTGTGGTGCCTCAGTCCCCAGGAACGGCTGATCCTCGTGCTGCGCCTGTACGAGGGCGTCGCCGAGGAGCAGGCCGCGGCACTTCTTGGGCTGCCCACGGAGCGCGTACGGGCGATCTGCGCGCGTGCCATGGCCACGCTGCTGCATCCGCCGCGGGAGGCCGCTCCGGTGATCGCGAAGGTGGCACCGTCATGA
- a CDS encoding MarR family winged helix-turn-helix transcriptional regulator yields MSMDMTTVGDSGLLESLQHEVAVFARRAEQTRLGGVGQVRNSMDRAAYLLLNRLDKEGPMGVKALAASMGIDSSTVTRQVAPLVDTGLVKRTSHPEDGRAVVLQLSPRGLSRLEEVRSSRRQLMAELTQEWAPEERAAFCTLLTRFNLALSARMAASPSAEAPEST; encoded by the coding sequence ATGTCGATGGACATGACGACCGTCGGTGACAGCGGTCTTCTCGAATCGCTGCAGCACGAGGTAGCGGTGTTCGCCCGCCGTGCCGAACAGACCCGGCTCGGCGGAGTCGGTCAGGTGCGCAACTCGATGGACCGCGCCGCATACCTGCTGCTCAACCGCCTCGACAAGGAGGGGCCCATGGGCGTCAAGGCACTCGCCGCGAGCATGGGCATCGACTCGTCGACGGTCACCCGGCAGGTCGCCCCGCTCGTCGACACCGGGCTCGTCAAGCGCACCTCCCACCCGGAGGACGGACGGGCCGTGGTGCTCCAGCTGTCGCCGCGCGGGCTCTCCCGCCTGGAGGAAGTACGGTCCTCCAGGCGTCAGTTGATGGCCGAGCTGACCCAGGAGTGGGCCCCCGAGGAGCGCGCGGCCTTCTGCACGCTGCTCACCCGCTTCAACCTCGCCCTCTCCGCCCGCATGGCCGCGTCGCCCTCCGCGGAGGCACCGGAGTCCACCTGA